The genomic interval TGTTCTATAGCTTCAACCAGCACCTGGAAGCCTGTACATGATAGTTGGAAGGAGGCTATGCAGTCATTGTTAGGGCATTCTTTCTCCctctaatattttaataaaatttgtatCCTTCAAAATGTAGAAGCTCATTAGAAATTCAGCATAAGATCAAGATATCAGATGTTGAGTTCCGGTCAGGCTCAAGGCATTCACTTGCAGGTAATAGTAGGGTGTCTTTGTTCTTGGATTTGGTCCATGAAcataaaaagttcaaaaatattatcttatttttttcaactgAAGATTAGTAAAGCAACTACATAAAATTTTTGGTAAACTTTACGGTACTAACTAGATTAGTAGAATAAGTGAGTGAATTTGATTCTCCAGAAAgcatttcaattttgtttgctTAAATCATGTTCAGGGAAGATATAGTCATAAATTTATGGGGGAAACCTCAACAATTAACCCGGTTAATGTACATGTGATGAAGGATAAAGCAAAAGAACATACCAAGGGTGGCCATGACAGCAGCAAAGATGATAATGCCTACTGGCTGCATCCTTAGTTTTCCAATAGGATACTTGTAGATGTTTATGCTTTTCATTGACAGATTTGTAAACCATAGTATACCGCCTGCTAAAAGATCTAGCAAAGAATCTAGCGTCGATGCAGCGATTGCTAGGGATCCACTCTTGACTGTTGCATATATCTGCAGGTGCATGGTATACATTCACTTCAATTGCTTTCTTGTTAAGGAAAAACACACGTAAAAATTAGTTGCTAAGGCTGTGGAAGGCCTAAAATGAAATAGCCTAACtggataataaaataatccacaCATAACCTTTTGTCTCAAGTTTGTTGCCAGAATTGTCATATTGCttataaatataacaaaacaGAATACTCTGCTATACTAAGTGACCCTATTCTATATAAATGTTAAGATATAAGCAGACCGAAACTATTAAATGAATAAGCATGTTTTGCAGGCAGACCCTAAGTTATTTGAAATCTTAAGCCAAATCCAGAAAACCTCACTGGTTgcatgataactctatgatatagagttatttgggcttaattttgataataatttggctagtttttgtagtaatgtatagaaattaataggttttatttaattattttaaattaattattttatatgagtcaatctaatcttagttaattttatatttaatttggtgttaatgtagTTAACATAAGATTTAtatgtgcttttgtaggtgtttgaaagaagaatttcaatggaagaaggagagcaagTTTGAGGTGCAGACTTTCAATATACATGTTTtagtattttggccataactttctctacaaagctccaaatgaagcgattcttgaaccattggaaagctgaGAGAAAtatctacaacttttatgtttaccacttcatCCAATTCGGCTTATAggatggtcaaaatctttttgaAGTTGACGCACTGCAGCAGTCTTAGAGTAATtacgatttctgttaattaatttggtaAAACTGCGACTTACATAGTTTGATAAGGAAATCTCAgctaaaattgacttcttttttCAATCAACTTAatctaacttcaaagcctataaaaataacctttcGGAGAATTTAAAGGGGAGGAAAAAACACCAGATTAATAGCTGAGAGTCAAACTACAGAGTTATTGGAGgaatttgaagaattcaaggagatttggagatcaagaattcattccttggttttttctatctttttgttatttttttattctattggttttaatgtttaaattttatttaatgatgaTATATAACTTGATAgggaactaaatttttaatttaagattataattgaactcaatatgtaatatgaattatttatctctcttttacttatgtttgatagatttaagtttattttattttattcttaatgcttttaattgcttgatcatcaattagattgaattgaaaacttAAGTTAAACTTTGACGAAGGAAATTTAGGTAAATCTTGAATAAAATAGCGTATAATTGAATACAGTTAGTTGATTAGGtagtttgatttgcatatagggtagacatacatttataagccatacgcagtcaaaattagagcacaaacttaatgaatatttctttaatttaatttgcataaacatatagtaaattaattgggagatatatttttataagaaactccgatagagacttgtaaataattaaaaattctaaattagCAACTTAATTCACTAAattgagttaagagagagagagacaatattcagataaaatattgagagatatcataatctttAGGTTTGGTAGTCATTtacatttaataaagtaaatttactaatagattttagattaagttttaattttcgttattagtttattaatttaaattgtttagataaaagtaagatgtgttaattttagtagtttactataaggattaattcaattttctatggaatcgacactctactcatATCTATATTAACTTTGCGATACGTACACTTGCGTGAGTAAAAAATTCAACATTGCACATTTAGTTTCCAAAATTCTATGAGAAATATGGGAAAGGTGGATCACCTTAAAAGCAAGCAAAAAACCATTTGCCCAGTTAGAAAAGTTAATTGCTCTCTCATGTTGGGCTTGTTCTTCATGACCTTGTGCTTCATCTATGACATGGGGTAATTCTAGGGAATCAACTTCCTCAAAAGATCTCAATGTAGCAAATTGTTTTTCATAGTATTCTTTTTCACCTGacagaaaaagtaaaataaatgaataaggATCAGCAGAGAGAAACATAAAAAGGAAAGGGGATAATTTGTTCTCTAAAAGCTTGAGTTTAAGTCTTTaagatttagattacatggaagtgtaaagaaattttcaaaatcatttcctTAGTTTTGCAATACTATACTtcatttaaatcaaaacagtgagaagaaaatagaagacAAATATCACCCAAATATCAGTCATGTGTACCACCACCAACTGAAGTTCCAGCAAAAATATTCTTCGGATTTATATTCCTAGGTAATTTGCCAGTAAAAGATTAATCCACATTGATCCAGTGACACTAGCAAATGAGCAGAAATTCCCTATAACCCATTGTTTTTCTTCTGCAAATTCAAAACTCTGGGTCCTAAACCTCCACTTCTAATGGCTACGGTCACAAAAAAAAGCTGCATTTGTCTCTGTAATACTAAAAGCAATAACAAGCCTTTACATGCTAAATGCAAAGAAGTTTCAGAGAGTAAAAAAAGTTTCCAACGAGGAGAAGGAACTCAAGACTCCAACTCATGCTATATATGTCCCTATGCAAACAAGTCTTTGCTATTGCATCAAACAAGACGTCAGTCGTTTACTAATCAGTAACTTATTACAGAGTAAAGAAACTCGTAAATTGCATCAAACAAGACTTTCTTTTGACATATTGATCATTTAGCAAGATAGTTTAATcattggctagggttttattCTGGACTAAGATCAAAATTCCTTGTTATTCTTCAATCGTATTCTTCTACACAGAGTGCCCTCTTAATAAAGTTTTATCATACTAATGAGCTGCCTTAACTGAACCTGGAATGATAACAATCACTTAATAGCTGAAAATGTGTCTGCAGTTACTGACCATACAAACAGAAAGCTTGTATAAAACTTCTAGCTCAACAAAAAATCCTTCTTCTCCAGCGCTGGAAATGTATCATTGCAAATTTGCAATTCATATTTTACTAAGAATAATTACTATATAGCCTCCACAAGACATTCTCATTGCCGTCGGCATTAATCGAGTATGAGTTGCTATCAAGCagtattaaaagaaaaatataagagaaaatgCATAGAGTTTTACTCATATTCTTCAACAAGTAATATCACATATGAGAACTAGAAAAGAATTGGGGGTAATAGAAAGAGAGTTGGTTACCTTCAATCAAGCCAGTGGTTTTAGAAAGGTCCATATGAAAAGGGGTCTCAGGATCAAGCCCAGACCGAACTCTATCAGGCAATTTGGAGAAGAATTCACACTTCAAAGCATCAACTGAGTAAAAATATTCTGTTTGCCCATTCTGGATTAGCTTTTCTCCTTCACTTGACAACAATGGAGTTCTCACATTGTTCAAATCACCACCTTCCATTCCTTTTACGAAAAGATAACTAAGAAGttaaccaaaaagaaaaaaggccCACCAATCTAATATGCTTAGCAACAAACCTCACACCAAAATTTGAAGAAGATTGAACCCCATATACCAATCCATTCTAAATCGAAAGGAAGAAGCAAAACAAGTTTCCAGGGGACACAAAAAGACCACCGGATAACAGCAAGAAACAACATACACTGAAATGGAGGACAAATTAATGATTCTGAGCAAATCAGACTCACCTCGTAAACAACTTTTTCAGAACAATTCACATGTCTGAGACTTTAAACAACGACCCCATTAAACTCAAATTGCTagaaagaagaacaaaaatccaaaaaataaaaaaccatgCAGTTTGATAGACTCCCTTGAACAACTGCTAGATGTTTATTAGCAAGTTCTGAAAACCTCTCATATACTTAAATCTCCACCTGCCCTTTGAACATACTTGCTACGTGTCCTCTTCTGTTTTTTGGTAAATTAGAAGCAGATATTTTGGGCTAATATGATAGAAGAAGTTGGTCGTTTTCGGACATGTCTGAGTGATCATATCTCAATTTTCAACAGCTGTTGGCTTCCCGCCACCATTCTCAGATTTTAAGAGGCACAGCATGTTTGAACGTTGTCCCTTTGCTAAGTGACAAATGTTCACTTCGGTGTTCGAGTATGGTATGATATCAATAATTAATGTGACGGTTCACGTACTACCTTGACAAAATTAGATACTGTCCAAGTTATCATAACTGCAATTGGATTTCTAAGTTGTTTTACTTATTGGATGAGTTTCTTATATAACAAACGGTAAtaccttttcttttataatttgttaTGATTCATTTTACTTGTACAATATTTGAGTTCAAGATCTCAAACTAAACTGACTCTCTAATGAATCTCTGACGCTTGCAATATGCAGATCAAGACgagtatatacatatatagaaaAATCCCATTCTTGCTCAATCAAAAGAAGGTAATAtggcaaaataaataaaataatgaatcaaAATCAAGAAGTTAGAATTATGGCCCATTTATTGGTGATGAGGTATGGTGCAATgctgtatatatatatatatatccatttTTCAATGTTGAGTTCATAAAgtctttattcatttcatgTGATTTATTAATGTCTCTTGTCTctcttaataattttttattagaatTGAGAGGTTATTTGCCAAATGAAGTGGCCACCTTGATTAGATTCGTTGTATTTGTCAGGAAAGATCATCTTTCATGTGACTTTTGTCACTCATTTCCCAGAAGCTGAAGCTTTTGCCTCTTTAATGGCAGCCAATGCTGCCGCCTTATTAACTT from Theobroma cacao cultivar B97-61/B2 chromosome 5, Criollo_cocoa_genome_V2, whole genome shotgun sequence carries:
- the LOC18599142 gene encoding metal tolerance protein 4 isoform X2; the protein is MEGGDLNNVRTPLLSSEGEKLIQNGQTEYFYSVDALKCEFFSKLPDRVRSGLDPETPFHMDLSKTTGLIEGEKEYYEKQFATLRSFEEVDSLELPHVIDEAQGHEEQAQHERAINFSNWANGFLLAFKIYATVKSGSLAIAASTLDSLLDLLAGGILWFTNLSMKSINIYKYPIGKLRMQPVGIIIFAAVMATLATALKLVLWFYCRSSGSKIVRAYAKDHYFDVVTNLVGLIAAVLGDKFYWWIDPVGAIILALYTITNWSGTVLENAVSLVGQSAPPEVLQKLTYLVLRHHPLIKRVDTVRAYTFGVLFFVEVDIELPEDLPLKEAHAIGESLQIKIEELPEVERAFVHLDFECEHKPEHSVLNRLPSTQP
- the LOC18599142 gene encoding metal tolerance protein 4 isoform X1 is translated as MEGGDLNNVRTPLLSSEGEKLIQNGQTEYFYSVDALKCEFFSKLPDRVRSGLDPETPFHMDLSKTTGLIEGEKEYYEKQFATLRSFEEVDSLELPHVIDEAQGHEEQAQHERAINFSNWANGFLLAFKIYATVKSGSLAIAASTLDSLLDLLAGGILWFTNLSMKSINIYKYPIGKLRMQPVGIIIFAAVMATLGFQVLVEAIEQLIKDKPSDKMTSLQLIWLYSIMLTATALKLVLWFYCRSSGSKIVRAYAKDHYFDVVTNLVGLIAAVLGDKFYWWIDPVGAIILALYTITNWSGTVLENAVSLVGQSAPPEVLQKLTYLVLRHHPLIKRVDTVRAYTFGVLFFVEVDIELPEDLPLKEAHAIGESLQIKIEELPEVERAFVHLDFECEHKPEHSVLNRLPSTQP